In Streptomyces alboniger, the following are encoded in one genomic region:
- a CDS encoding VOC family protein has protein sequence MYQQMIFVNLAVNDVDATKTFFTSLGYTLNPQFSSDDCACVVISDTIVAMMLGKQRYADFTEKEIADSTKTSEALLCLSAESREKVDEIVDKAIAAGATAGKVQDYGTMYGRAFDDLDGHTWEFMWMDPSEVQG, from the coding sequence ATGTACCAGCAGATGATCTTCGTGAACCTCGCCGTGAACGACGTCGACGCGACGAAGACGTTCTTCACCTCGCTCGGCTACACCCTCAACCCGCAGTTCTCGTCGGACGACTGCGCGTGCGTGGTCATCAGCGACACCATCGTCGCGATGATGCTGGGCAAGCAGCGCTACGCGGACTTCACGGAGAAGGAGATCGCGGACTCCACGAAGACCAGTGAGGCGCTGCTGTGTCTGAGCGCCGAGAGCCGCGAGAAGGTCGACGAGATCGTCGACAAGGCGATCGCCGCCGGTGCCACGGCCGGCAAGGTCCAGGACTACGGCACGATGTACGGCCGCGCCTTCGACGACCTGGACGGCCACACCTGGGAGTTCATGTGGATGGACCCCTCCGAGGTCCAGGGCTGA